Proteins encoded by one window of Flavobacterium sp. N502540:
- a CDS encoding alpha/beta fold hydrolase — translation MSSKVSFLFLLLLCFGYDGHSQKSNTPARLNDSTVVTSDGVPLFLKVSGKGDLCIFLHGGPGAWSKSFEEMGGNVLEDKLTICYFDQRGCGRSASSPDNNYSLDRMLEDIEDIRKTLNTEKVFIMGHSFGGILASGYAQKYPEHVKGLILLNATLDINDSLLNQIDFMGKTLGENITVKNNETALDTFITSKKRIKKAGKDYMILSDSKQNVEKLDSIDRSFKRNYSFGQLALSMPVYLSNFTKQTSLIKVPALIITGSQDHSIGPDHYRMFKFPNQEVTIIKGGHILYYEKNKEFKNAVQAFVQKASSK, via the coding sequence ATGAGTTCGAAAGTTTCTTTCCTTTTTCTTTTGCTTTTGTGTTTTGGATATGATGGACACAGCCAGAAAAGCAATACTCCTGCAAGACTAAACGATAGTACTGTTGTTACTTCTGATGGGGTTCCTTTGTTTCTCAAAGTTTCCGGTAAAGGTGATCTCTGTATTTTTTTGCATGGTGGTCCTGGTGCATGGAGTAAATCGTTTGAAGAAATGGGAGGAAATGTTCTTGAAGATAAACTGACTATTTGCTATTTTGACCAAAGAGGCTGTGGCCGTTCCGCATCCTCCCCGGACAACAATTACAGTCTCGACAGGATGTTAGAGGATATTGAAGACATTCGTAAAACCCTGAATACCGAAAAAGTGTTTATCATGGGGCATTCCTTTGGAGGAATCTTAGCTTCCGGATACGCTCAAAAATACCCGGAACATGTTAAGGGCTTAATTCTTTTAAATGCAACATTGGATATCAACGATTCGTTGCTGAATCAGATTGATTTTATGGGCAAAACCCTTGGTGAAAACATAACGGTAAAAAATAATGAAACGGCACTCGATACTTTTATAACTTCAAAGAAACGCATTAAAAAAGCAGGCAAGGATTACATGATATTATCTGACAGTAAACAGAACGTAGAAAAACTCGATAGTATCGACCGTAGTTTTAAAAGAAACTATTCTTTTGGACAGCTGGCACTAAGTATGCCTGTTTACTTAAGCAATTTTACCAAACAAACTTCACTAATAAAAGTACCTGCTCTTATAATCACAGGATCGCAAGATCATAGTATTGGCCCGGATCACTACCGTATGTTTAAATTTCCAAACCAGGAAGTAACGATTATAAAAGGAGGTCACATTTTATATTACGAGAAGAACAAAGAATTTAAAAACGCTGTGCAGGCATTTGTTCAGAAAGCCTCATCAAAGTAA
- a CDS encoding HD domain-containing protein, protein MNNFELINKTIAFVKEKLNDAEGGHDWFHIERVYKNALLIAKGTDCDLTVVQLGALLHDIADSKFHNGDETIGPKTARFFLESEEVAEEIIQHVVNIIENISYKGGNFEKRFSSVELDIVQDADRLDAIGAIGVARAFNYGGFKNRTLHDPAIAPITNMTKEEYKKNTAPTINHFYEKLLLLKDKMNTETGKQIAAERHRFMETFLAQFYAEWEGAK, encoded by the coding sequence ATGAATAACTTCGAACTTATAAATAAAACGATTGCTTTTGTAAAAGAGAAATTAAACGATGCCGAAGGTGGACACGATTGGTTTCATATTGAGCGTGTTTATAAAAACGCACTTTTAATTGCCAAAGGAACTGACTGTGATCTTACTGTAGTGCAATTGGGAGCTTTGTTGCATGATATTGCCGACAGTAAATTCCACAATGGAGACGAGACTATTGGGCCTAAAACAGCTCGTTTCTTTTTGGAATCCGAGGAAGTTGCAGAGGAAATAATTCAGCATGTGGTAAACATCATCGAAAACATCTCTTATAAGGGCGGAAATTTTGAAAAGAGGTTTTCTTCTGTAGAATTAGATATCGTTCAGGATGCGGACCGTTTAGACGCAATTGGAGCAATTGGAGTAGCAAGAGCATTTAATTATGGCGGCTTTAAGAATAGAACGCTCCATGATCCTGCAATTGCACCCATAACTAATATGACAAAAGAGGAGTATAAAAAGAATACGGCACCAACGATCAATCATTTTTATGAAAAGCTTTTGCTTCTGAAGGATAAGATGAATACCGAAACCGGTAAACAAATTGCTGCAGAAAGACATCGTTTTATGGAAACATTCCTGGCGCAGTTTTATGCGGAATGGGAGGGGGCTAAGTAA
- a CDS encoding acyl-ACP desaturase has protein sequence MSIKNIRLEVMQFLEKNVDSFVEQYLIPVEKIWQPSDFLPNSEGENFFEEVKELREIAKELPYDFWVTLVGDTITEEALPTYESWLMDVEGVNQIENGGNGWSKWIRQWTGEENRHGDLLNKYLYLSGRVNMREIEMTTQHLINDGFDIGTGSDPYKNFVYTSFQELATYVSHNRVAQMAKKFGDNKLSKMCKMIAGDEMRHHHAYSEFVTRIFAVDPSEMMLAFQYMMKQKIVMPAHFLRESGQKISTAFEQFSDSAQRIGVYTANDYVDIMQKLINKWEIDKISNLTDEAEKARDYLMKLPARMARISERLVIPAESHIFKWVEPARL, from the coding sequence ATGTCTATAAAAAACATTAGATTAGAAGTAATGCAGTTTTTGGAAAAAAACGTGGATAGCTTCGTTGAACAGTATTTAATTCCAGTGGAAAAAATTTGGCAGCCGTCAGACTTTTTGCCTAATTCTGAAGGAGAAAATTTCTTTGAGGAGGTAAAAGAGTTACGTGAAATTGCTAAAGAACTGCCTTATGATTTCTGGGTAACTTTAGTGGGGGATACCATCACTGAAGAAGCTTTGCCAACATATGAGTCATGGTTAATGGATGTAGAAGGAGTTAATCAGATAGAAAACGGTGGAAATGGCTGGTCGAAATGGATCAGACAATGGACTGGAGAAGAAAACCGCCACGGTGACCTTTTAAATAAATACTTGTATTTGTCCGGTCGTGTAAACATGCGTGAGATCGAAATGACTACTCAGCATTTAATCAACGACGGTTTTGATATTGGAACCGGATCTGATCCGTACAAAAACTTTGTGTACACCAGCTTCCAGGAATTGGCGACTTATGTGTCGCACAACAGAGTGGCACAAATGGCAAAGAAATTTGGTGATAACAAATTGTCTAAAATGTGTAAAATGATTGCAGGCGACGAAATGCGTCACCATCATGCTTACAGCGAGTTTGTTACTCGTATTTTTGCCGTTGATCCAAGTGAAATGATGTTGGCGTTTCAATACATGATGAAACAAAAAATCGTAATGCCGGCGCACTTTTTAAGAGAATCAGGTCAGAAAATAAGCACTGCTTTTGAGCAGTTTTCAGATTCAGCACAACGTATAGGGGTGTACACCGCTAACGATTATGTTGATATTATGCAAAAGCTAATCAACAAATGGGAAATTGATAAAATTTCAAATTTAACAGACGAAGCAGAGAAAGCACGTGATTACCTGATGAAATTACCAGCCCGTATGGCAAGAATTTCCGAAAGACTTGTAATTCCTGCAGAATCTCATATCTTTAAATGGGTGGAGCCTGCCAGATTGTAA
- a CDS encoding lysophospholipid acyltransferase family protein: protein MQKIISYPISVIYYLCFGFCLAVFHPIQWFCLNVFGYQAHKKSVDYLNFFLLRCTNLVGTRYTVSGVEGIPKGVPIIFVANHQSMYDIVTMIWYFRRFHCKFVSKKELGSGIPSVSFNLRHGGSVLIDRKDPKQAIPVIKGLSEYIEKNTRAAVIFPEGTRSKTGKPKEFAQSGLKILCKYAPSAYVVPVSINNSWKMVRFGMFPVGLGNHLTFTAHQAMAVKDYDFADLMALTEKAVVEGVNEYK, encoded by the coding sequence ATGCAAAAGATAATTTCGTACCCCATTTCCGTAATTTATTACTTGTGTTTTGGTTTTTGTCTGGCGGTATTTCACCCAATACAATGGTTCTGCCTGAATGTTTTTGGGTATCAGGCGCACAAAAAGAGCGTAGATTATCTGAATTTCTTCTTGTTAAGATGCACGAATCTGGTGGGAACAAGGTACACCGTTAGCGGAGTAGAGGGTATACCAAAGGGAGTTCCAATCATTTTTGTTGCTAATCACCAAAGTATGTACGATATCGTGACAATGATTTGGTACTTTAGACGATTTCATTGTAAATTTGTAAGTAAGAAAGAGTTAGGAAGCGGAATCCCGAGTGTGTCTTTTAATTTACGTCATGGAGGATCTGTCTTAATCGACCGAAAAGACCCTAAACAAGCGATTCCGGTAATCAAAGGCTTGTCTGAATATATCGAAAAAAATACCAGAGCCGCTGTAATTTTTCCTGAAGGAACAAGAAGTAAAACAGGAAAACCTAAAGAGTTTGCACAAAGTGGTTTAAAAATCTTATGTAAATATGCGCCGTCTGCTTATGTAGTGCCGGTAAGTATCAATAATTCATGGAAAATGGTTCGTTTTGGAATGTTTCCGGTTGGATTAGGAAATCATTTAACCTTTACAGCACATCAGGCAATGGCCGTAAAAGATTATGATTTTGCCGACTTAATGGCTTTGACAGAAAAAGCAGTGGTAGAAGGAGTAAATGAGTATAAATAG
- the rnpA gene encoding ribonuclease P protein component, with protein sequence MNFTYPKNERLKSKTTISLLFSEGKSVSKYPLRLVYAPAEENSPEKIKIGVSVSKKYFKKAVDRNYFKRVLRETYRLNKHLLLDNIPQPYSLMFFYQTKDRLSYEEINTKTVQLFEKFLQQVNKTPDSENKTEL encoded by the coding sequence ATGAACTTCACTTACCCTAAAAATGAACGCTTAAAGAGCAAAACCACAATAAGTTTACTGTTTTCTGAAGGGAAATCGGTTTCAAAATATCCTTTGCGTTTGGTTTATGCTCCGGCGGAAGAAAATTCACCAGAAAAAATCAAAATTGGCGTTTCGGTTTCCAAAAAATACTTCAAAAAAGCCGTAGACCGAAATTACTTCAAACGCGTTCTAAGAGAAACCTACCGACTGAACAAACATTTACTTTTGGATAACATTCCACAGCCCTACTCATTGATGTTTTTTTATCAAACGAAAGACAGACTCTCTTATGAAGAAATCAATACCAAAACGGTTCAGCTGTTTGAGAAATTCCTTCAGCAGGTAAACAAAACCCCTGATTCTGAAAATAAAACAGAATTGTAA
- a CDS encoding DUF4349 domain-containing protein has protein sequence MRYILFLFLLFLGFSSCSKNEESSANMMISTVELAPKKESVSASEVQYDKAAPDAPQISQKIIKQASLRFETNDLEDTFKQIQTAIVANKATIQNDSEGKEYDNIYRTITIRVPSANFDSFINAVSKGVSYFEQKEISAENVTEQYIDLTSRLNTKRKLEARYLEILQKATKISEILEIEKQISAIREEIEAKEGQLKYLESRVSESTVTISFYKTIAQKQGVKISYGSKIWTAIQSGFFSLSDFLISIISIWPFIIVFCVLVYFIRKRFKRKKI, from the coding sequence ATGCGCTATATTTTATTTTTATTCTTGCTCTTTTTAGGCTTTTCAAGTTGCAGTAAAAATGAGGAATCATCTGCTAATATGATGATTAGCACAGTCGAGCTTGCTCCAAAAAAAGAATCCGTTTCAGCGTCAGAGGTACAATATGACAAAGCGGCCCCGGATGCGCCACAGATTTCACAAAAAATTATTAAGCAGGCTTCACTTCGATTCGAAACCAATGATTTAGAAGATACTTTCAAACAAATCCAAACTGCGATTGTTGCCAATAAAGCCACCATTCAGAATGATTCTGAAGGCAAAGAATATGACAACATTTACAGAACCATAACGATTCGCGTTCCCAGTGCTAACTTTGATTCTTTTATAAATGCGGTTTCTAAGGGTGTTTCGTACTTTGAACAAAAAGAGATTTCAGCAGAAAATGTTACCGAACAATACATTGATTTAACTTCAAGATTAAACACAAAACGCAAACTTGAAGCCCGTTATTTAGAGATTTTACAAAAAGCTACTAAGATTAGTGAAATATTGGAAATCGAAAAACAGATTTCGGCTATCCGTGAAGAAATTGAAGCCAAAGAAGGTCAGTTAAAATACCTCGAAAGCCGCGTTTCAGAAAGTACTGTAACGATATCATTTTACAAAACCATAGCTCAAAAACAAGGCGTTAAGATTTCTTATGGTTCCAAAATATGGACTGCTATTCAATCTGGATTTTTCAGCCTGTCCGATTTTTTAATTTCGATCATTAGTATATGGCCGTTTATAATCGTATTTTGCGTACTTGTCTACTTTATTAGAAAAAGATTTAAAAGAAAAAAAATATAA
- a CDS encoding S41 family peptidase has product MYPYFKKKFIIPAVAAGFLFIGTSFKDDFFEIAKQIEIFTTLFKAVNTNYVDETNPGDLMDKAIKSMLGSLDPYTVYFNEQDVVNFKINNTGEYTGIGALISRKKDRLIVREPYKNYPADKAGLKAGDEIIQIGDVLIADFKDDASQLMKGTKNTKINIKYLRQGQTFTTQLVLDEVDIKSVPFFGKIDAKTGYIVLAHFSRKASNEVKDALEKLKADGATQIVLDLRGNPGGLLNEAIDICNLFVPKNEVIVTTKSRIEKHNNIYKTTKEPVDTEIPLAILVNGRSASASEIVSGALQDLDRAVILGSRSFGKGLVQRSVDLTYGTQLKVTISRYYTPSGRCIQALDYAHKDKNGVAQKTDSKNFNAFKTRKGRTVYDGGGVLPDIELDETKMSPITTALLKNDGIFDYATTYYYKNPNLGDKTPILTDADYSSFKQFLKTNKISFDTESEVALKNMMAAAKNEKIDETIATEYQQLQAALEKSESTLLDKNQKEIRNLIQEELIKRYQYQEGLYQYYIKNNSEIKKAVNVLNNQTEYKTILKM; this is encoded by the coding sequence ATGTATCCTTATTTCAAGAAGAAATTCATCATACCTGCTGTTGCGGCAGGGTTTTTATTTATCGGAACCAGTTTCAAAGACGACTTTTTTGAAATTGCCAAACAAATCGAAATTTTCACTACGCTGTTTAAAGCAGTAAACACGAATTATGTTGACGAGACCAACCCGGGTGATCTGATGGACAAAGCCATTAAAAGCATGCTGGGCAGTCTGGATCCTTATACGGTTTATTTTAACGAACAGGATGTTGTGAATTTTAAAATCAACAATACCGGAGAATACACCGGAATTGGAGCTTTGATTTCAAGAAAAAAGGACCGTTTGATTGTTCGTGAACCTTATAAAAACTATCCTGCTGACAAGGCCGGATTGAAAGCGGGAGACGAAATCATTCAGATTGGTGATGTTTTGATTGCCGATTTTAAAGATGATGCTTCGCAATTAATGAAGGGAACTAAAAACACGAAAATCAACATCAAATACCTCAGACAAGGACAAACCTTCACCACGCAACTGGTTCTGGATGAAGTAGATATTAAATCGGTTCCGTTTTTTGGAAAGATCGATGCTAAAACGGGTTATATTGTTCTGGCGCACTTTAGCAGAAAGGCATCCAACGAGGTGAAAGACGCATTGGAGAAACTTAAAGCGGACGGTGCTACACAAATCGTACTTGATTTAAGAGGAAATCCTGGTGGTTTGCTCAATGAAGCTATTGATATCTGTAATTTATTTGTTCCGAAAAATGAGGTTATTGTAACGACAAAATCAAGAATCGAAAAACACAACAATATTTATAAAACGACTAAAGAACCTGTTGATACTGAAATTCCTCTGGCCATTTTAGTCAATGGCAGAAGTGCTTCAGCCTCAGAAATTGTTTCGGGAGCTTTACAGGATTTAGACCGTGCCGTGATTCTGGGAAGCCGCAGTTTCGGAAAAGGTTTGGTGCAGCGCTCTGTTGACTTAACTTACGGAACTCAGTTGAAAGTGACAATCTCACGTTATTACACGCCTTCCGGACGTTGTATTCAGGCTTTGGATTATGCCCACAAAGACAAAAATGGTGTGGCTCAAAAAACCGATTCTAAAAACTTTAATGCTTTTAAAACCCGAAAAGGAAGAACGGTTTATGACGGCGGTGGTGTTCTACCGGATATCGAACTGGACGAAACCAAAATGAGTCCGATTACAACGGCCTTGCTAAAAAATGACGGGATCTTTGATTATGCTACCACGTACTATTACAAAAATCCAAACTTAGGAGACAAAACACCAATCCTTACTGATGCTGATTACAGCAGTTTTAAACAGTTCCTGAAAACCAACAAAATTAGTTTTGATACGGAATCGGAAGTGGCGCTGAAAAATATGATGGCTGCAGCCAAAAATGAAAAAATAGACGAAACTATTGCTACGGAATACCAACAGTTACAAGCAGCTCTTGAAAAAAGCGAAAGCACACTACTGGATAAAAATCAAAAGGAAATCAGAAACCTGATACAGGAAGAACTGATTAAAAGATATCAGTATCAGGAAGGCTTGTATCAATATTATATTAAAAATAATTCAGAAATTAAAAAAGCAGTAAACGTATTAAATAACCAGACCGAGTATAAAACGATTTTAAAAATGTAA
- a CDS encoding OmpA family protein produces the protein MKLYRVLFLFLIYNLSAQQKPIETIYFEFDKFDLTPKQTEVVNRFIKSIDTSKVESVQIYGYCDDRGNDEYNFRLSNNRAATIQNLLVRAGFNQGKIVILEGKGRVVVRPDTIENLHETRSRNRRVDLIAVKKNSFGKGIYNSFPNKLKIGDKIFLDNILFDIGSSKLTLNSKKELDKVAAILEKQNGLKFEIRGHVCCTPEIYSDGIDRATNERRLSWNRAKTVFYYLSSKKISKNRMTYQGCGNKYPLGKGDNLDRRVEFLITKI, from the coding sequence ATGAAGCTTTACAGAGTTCTATTTCTGTTTCTTATTTACAATCTATCGGCACAACAAAAACCTATTGAAACTATTTATTTCGAATTTGACAAGTTCGACCTTACACCAAAACAAACCGAAGTTGTAAACCGTTTTATTAAAAGTATCGACACCTCTAAAGTTGAGTCGGTACAAATATATGGCTATTGTGATGATCGCGGAAACGACGAATACAACTTCCGTTTGTCTAACAATCGCGCAGCCACCATCCAGAACTTATTGGTTCGCGCGGGCTTCAACCAGGGTAAAATTGTTATTTTGGAAGGCAAAGGCCGTGTGGTTGTACGGCCTGACACTATCGAAAACTTACACGAAACCCGTTCCCGAAATCGGCGGGTTGACTTAATTGCCGTAAAGAAAAACAGCTTTGGAAAAGGAATTTACAACTCATTCCCTAACAAACTTAAAATTGGCGACAAGATCTTCTTAGACAATATTTTATTTGATATTGGAAGTTCAAAACTTACTTTAAACTCTAAAAAGGAATTAGATAAAGTTGCCGCAATCTTAGAAAAACAAAATGGTTTAAAATTCGAAATCAGAGGTCATGTTTGCTGCACCCCTGAGATCTACTCCGACGGAATTGACAGAGCCACCAATGAAAGAAGACTTTCCTGGAACCGTGCCAAAACAGTTTTTTATTACCTCAGCTCCAAAAAGATCTCCAAAAACCGAATGACTTATCAGGGTTGCGGGAATAAATACCCGCTGGGAAAAGGAGATAATCTGGATCGTCGTGTTGAATTTTTGATTACTAAGATTTAA
- a CDS encoding GNAT family N-acetyltransferase, translating into MELKWKIKPFEALNVNELYDLLKLRSEIFVVEQNCVYLDLDGKDKKALHLIGEYDGKTVAYVRLFDAGISFDNASIGRVVVDANYRDRKWGHDLMREAIAAIKSNFDKDAITIGAQLYLKKFYESHGFVQTSEMYLEDDIEHIEMTRN; encoded by the coding sequence ATGGAGTTAAAATGGAAAATAAAGCCTTTTGAGGCGTTAAATGTAAACGAGCTATACGATTTGCTCAAATTAAGAAGTGAGATCTTTGTAGTCGAGCAAAACTGCGTTTATTTAGACCTTGACGGTAAAGACAAGAAAGCATTACACCTGATTGGGGAATACGATGGCAAAACAGTAGCGTATGTACGTTTATTCGACGCGGGGATTAGTTTTGATAATGCTTCGATCGGACGTGTGGTGGTGGATGCCAATTACCGTGACCGAAAATGGGGACATGATCTGATGCGTGAAGCAATTGCAGCCATAAAATCAAATTTTGATAAAGATGCGATTACGATTGGAGCTCAATTGTATTTAAAAAAATTTTACGAAAGCCACGGATTCGTGCAAACCAGCGAAATGTATCTGGAAGATGATATTGAGCATATAGAGATGACTCGTAACTAG
- a CDS encoding DUF1579 domain-containing protein — MKNLIALLLLVMCFASCKKEAKTATETVGSSDSIKKEEPIAEQPVDSAAQMKAWQEYATPGAPHKLMADEVGTWNCDMTFWSEPNGKPEKATSTANVKMILGGRYQESNYQGTMMGQAFEGKSTLAYNNASKEYTTTFIDNMGTGMLVAMGKYDESTKSMELKGDMVNPINGKKTPYREIYTIVDAKTRKMEMFDVKNGEEFKSMEIIMKKK, encoded by the coding sequence ATGAAAAATTTAATTGCACTATTATTACTAGTCATGTGTTTTGCTTCCTGTAAAAAAGAAGCAAAGACAGCAACTGAAACAGTAGGCTCTTCTGATAGTATTAAAAAAGAAGAACCAATAGCAGAACAACCGGTTGATTCGGCAGCACAAATGAAAGCCTGGCAGGAGTATGCAACGCCTGGGGCTCCTCATAAATTAATGGCCGATGAGGTTGGAACCTGGAATTGTGACATGACCTTCTGGTCAGAACCAAACGGGAAACCTGAAAAAGCCACTTCAACAGCAAACGTTAAAATGATTCTTGGAGGACGTTATCAGGAATCAAATTATCAGGGAACTATGATGGGACAAGCTTTTGAGGGTAAAAGTACATTAGCTTATAACAATGCCAGTAAAGAATACACCACCACTTTTATCGATAATATGGGAACCGGTATGCTGGTGGCAATGGGTAAGTACGATGAAAGTACCAAAAGTATGGAGCTAAAAGGCGACATGGTTAATCCCATAAACGGTAAAAAGACACCCTACAGAGAAATTTATACCATTGTAGATGCTAAAACACGTAAGATGGAAATGTTTGATGTAAAAAATGGTGAAGAGTTCAAGAGTATGGAAATCATTATGAAGAAAAAATAA
- a CDS encoding DUF4837 family protein: protein MNKTHFLLVLLSLLFISCFKNDKQTESVSGKTNTISVIIDDQLWYGEVGDSIRNKFASPVLGLTQEEPIFTINQYPARLLEGFVTDSRSIIVVKKAVADKFEVTHSASLPHNTFRIYGKSVDDIICSIELNSAQIIKVIRDTEIKKIQEDNSKSLLNPAIIKNKFHIDLQIPVGYEYMLHKKNFIWLKKDIISGNTSLLIYQIPIRSFEKSSNVVDNIIRMRDSVGYYIKGKEPKTRMITGEAYAPYFSTILLDGKKAFETKGTWELKNDFMAGPFINYAIVDEMYNRILVIEGFCYSPSNEERDLMLDLEAIIKSVKIDKR, encoded by the coding sequence ATGAATAAAACCCATTTTTTATTAGTACTACTTTCACTGCTGTTCATTTCATGCTTTAAAAATGACAAGCAGACTGAATCTGTGTCCGGAAAAACCAATACTATTTCCGTCATTATAGACGATCAATTGTGGTATGGCGAAGTGGGCGACAGCATCCGAAATAAATTTGCCTCACCGGTTTTAGGACTTACACAAGAAGAACCAATATTTACCATCAACCAGTATCCGGCTCGTTTGCTGGAAGGTTTTGTTACCGATAGTCGTAGCATTATTGTGGTAAAAAAAGCGGTTGCTGATAAGTTCGAAGTCACACACAGTGCTTCGCTGCCTCATAATACTTTTAGAATTTACGGAAAATCGGTAGATGATATCATTTGCAGTATCGAACTCAATTCCGCACAAATTATCAAAGTAATCCGTGATACCGAAATTAAAAAGATTCAGGAGGACAACAGTAAATCCCTGTTGAATCCGGCCATTATAAAAAACAAATTTCATATCGATCTTCAGATACCTGTTGGATATGAGTACATGTTGCACAAAAAGAACTTTATCTGGCTTAAAAAAGACATCATTAGCGGGAATACCAGTCTGCTCATCTATCAAATTCCAATTCGCAGTTTTGAGAAAAGCTCAAATGTAGTAGACAACATTATCCGAATGCGCGATTCGGTTGGTTACTACATCAAAGGCAAGGAACCCAAAACACGTATGATTACAGGAGAGGCCTATGCTCCCTATTTCTCGACGATTTTATTAGATGGAAAAAAAGCTTTTGAAACTAAAGGTACCTGGGAGCTTAAGAATGATTTTATGGCCGGACCTTTTATCAACTATGCCATTGTCGACGAAATGTACAACCGAATTCTGGTAATCGAAGGATTTTGTTATTCGCCCTCCAACGAAGAACGTGATCTAATGCTGGATCTGGAAGCCATTATAAAATCAGTTAAAATTGATAAGAGGTAA